One Salmo salar unplaced genomic scaffold, Ssal_v3.1, whole genome shotgun sequence genomic window carries:
- the LOC106610560 gene encoding LOW QUALITY PROTEIN: structural maintenance of chromosomes protein 2 (The sequence of the model RefSeq protein was modified relative to this genomic sequence to represent the inferred CDS: inserted 1 base in 1 codon), giving the protein MHIKSIILEGFKSYAQRTEINGFDPLFNAITGLNGSGKSNILDSICFLLGITNLSQVRAANLQDLVYKNGQAGITKATVSITFDNTNKSQSPLGFETHDEITVTRQVVIGGRNKYLINGVNANNTRVQDLFCSVGLNVNNPHFLIMQGRITKVLNMKPPEILAMIEEAAGTRMYECKKISAQKTIEKKEAKLKEIQTILNEEITPTMEKLKEERSSYLEYQKLMREIEHLSRLYVAWLFVCAEETKVKSAEDLKVMQDSITQLQASMAENENKVQELSAQIQELQKKRDQEVGGVLKGLEETLSEVQRVDAKAQSAVDMKKQNLTEETKKRKELVKSMEEDKKMLVVKEGEVSKVAKKLSALQEEGQKDSAALEAAQSHFKAVSAGLSTNEDGEEATLXGQMMTCKNDMSKADTEAKQAQMKLKHAQQELKAKQAEVKKMDSGYQKDQEAFNTVKKNKEKLEADMEKLQYQDGKEEGLLDRKRQLNREVTTLRNTYESLMSRSS; this is encoded by the exons ATGCACATCAAATCTATTATCTTAGAAGGATTCAAGTCCTACGCGCAGAGGACAGAAATCAACGGATTTGATCCGCTCTTCAACGCTATTACTGGACTTAACGGGAGTGGAAAATCCAATATTCTCGACTCGATATGCTTTCTATTGGGGATAACCAACTTGTCTCAG GTGCGAGCGGCCAATCTCCAGGATTTGGTGTACAAGAACGGTCAGGCCGGCATCACCAAAGCCACGGTGTCCATAACATTTGACAACACAAACAAGAGCCAGAGTCCGCTTGGGTTCGAGACCCACGACGAAATCACGGTCACAAGACAG GTGGTGATAGGTGGTAGGAACAAGTACCTGATCAACGGGGTGAATGCCAACAACACCAGGGTACaggatctgttctgctctgtgggACTCAACGTTAACAACCCCCACTTCCTCATCATGCAG GGGAGAATCACCAAGGTTCTGAACATGAAACCGCCTGAG atCCTAGCCATGATAGAGGAGGCAGCAGGAACCAGGATGTATGAGTGTAAAAAGATCAGCGCCCAGAAAACCATTGAGAAGAAGGAAGCCAAACTCAAAGAAATACAGACG ATCCTTAATGAAGAGATCACTCCTACCATGGAGAAGCTGAAGGAG GAGCGTTCTTCATACCTGGAGTACCAGAAGTTGATGAGGGAGATAGAACACCTGAGTCGTCTGTACGTGGCCTGGCTGTTTGTCTGCGCTGAGGAgaccaag GTCAAGTCAGCGGAGGACCTGAAGGTAATGCAGGACTCCATCACTCAGCTGCAGGCCAGCATGGCAGAAAACGAAAACAAGGTCCAGGAACTCTCCGCCCAGATACAGGAACTGCAGAAGAAGAGGGACCAA gaggttggtggagtgctgaaggGTTTAGAGGAGACTCTGTCTGAGGTCCAGAGGGTCGATGCTAAAGCCCAGAGTGCTGTGGACATGAAGAAACAGAACCTGACAGAGGAGACCAAGAAGAGGAAGGAACTGGTGAAGagcatggaggag GATAAGAAGATGCTAGTTGTTAAGGAAGGAGAGGTATCCAAGGTAGCAAAGAAGCTGTCTGCCCTACAGGAGGAAGGTCAGAAGGACAGCGCCGCCCTAGAGGCAGCACAGAGTCACTTCAAGGCTGTGTCCGCAGGGCTGTCCACCAATGAGGACGGGGAAGAGGCCACGC GCGGACAGATGATGACCTGCAAGAACGACATGAGTAAAGCTGACACCGAGGCCAAACAG GCCCAGATGAAGCTGAAGCATGCCCAGCAGGAGTTGAAGGCCAAGCAGGCGGAGGTGAAGAAGATGGACTCTGGTTACCAGAAAGACCAGGAGGCCTTCAACACTGTCAAGAAGAACAAGGAGAAACTAGAGGCTGATatggagaaactacagtaccaag
- the LOC123734148 gene encoding exocyst complex component 1-like → MSSLLRKEMQRMLFRPEGQKLQKFIEIHEATPGRHFLCVYVTKTKEVQLCVVRSRKSLYSGSNKLLNSQKSGSKKKLKSQFCLSSCLEDSYLRTEVWLLQDLTLLDGRDPDVDDPCFLMHFSTVRSVTAFSCGAKYCMARALVALSEKHCGRPLTLVNYDLAYISPSSIYLNRGDCVVLMQICFYAANLVCLSLCPVPLD, encoded by the exons ATGTCGTCCCTACTGAGAAAAGAGATGCAGAGGATGTTGTTTAGACCTGAAGGACAGAAACTACAGAAGTTTATAGAGATACATGAAGCAACACCAGGAAGACATTTTCTCTGTGTCTACG TGACCAAGACCAAAGAGGTGCAGCTGTGTGTGGTGAGATCTCGGAAATCACTGTATTCTGGATCAAACAAGTTGCTGAATTCCCAGAAATCCGGATCGAAAAAGAAGCTCAAGTCTCAGTTTTGCCTGAGTTCCTGCTTGGAGGACTCCTACCTGAGGACGGAAGTCTGGCTCCTCCAGGACCTCACTCTGCTGGACGGGCGGGATCCGGATGTG GACGACCCGTGTTTCCTGATGCACTTCTCCACTGTGCGGTCGGTGACGGCCTTCAGCTGCGGCGCCAAGTACTGCATGGCGCGGGCCCTGGTTGCCCTGAGCGAAAAGCACTGCGGGCGACCTTTGACTCTGGTGAACTATGACCTGGCCTACATCAGTCCGTCGTCTATATATTTgaacagaggagactgtgtggtgCTGATGCAGATATGTTTCTACGCTGCTAACCTGGTGTGTCTGTCCTTGTGCCCTGTACCTCTGGACTGA